One region of Baekduia soli genomic DNA includes:
- the dxs gene encoding 1-deoxy-D-xylulose-5-phosphate synthase: protein MTSSPRLLDRIDRPQDLHGLTDEELQQVAQEVREHIIDTVGEIGGHFGANLGVCEVTVALHSLLDSPRDKILWDVGHQAYPHKILTGRRDQLPTIRQYEGLAPFCAIHESEHDIMGAGHASTSIGYAVGLKEGMRLAGDLDAGKVVAVIGDGAMTGGVAFEAIHQAGGLGTPIVVVLNDNGMSIAPNVGALSRYFNRVRLNPKLWHAREGVEEGLVTLPGGIGAAFDRLGPRLKESIKSFWAPGLFWEELDWAYMGVIDGHDVRALRVALKAALAADRPVVVHTATVKGKGFVAAEEGGLEGMERWHAAKPKSIANRVPAPSAPAVPGAVAAPPQYTQVFGEALIDEVRRDRRVVGITAAMNSGTGLNLLQKAEPEHYFDVGIAEQQAVLFASGLALEGAKPVCAIYSTFLQRAYDQIVHDVCIQGLDVTFAMDRAGLVGDDGPTHHGAFDIAYLRCLPNITLAAPRDEAQLKHLLRTALTQGGPFGLRYPRGEGVGVALPGPGEVHAIAIGTGEVLREGGRVALLGYGSGVGRALEAADLLMEHGVEATVADARFVKPLDRELLGTLAADHELLVTVEEGTLAGGFGSAVLEALSDAAGPAPRVLRVGLPDRFVTHGKPALLHAEVGFTGRDIARRVQAALFAGTGEVLSEA, encoded by the coding sequence ATGACCTCATCCCCACGCCTCCTAGACCGCATCGACCGCCCGCAGGATCTCCACGGGCTCACGGACGAGGAGCTCCAGCAGGTCGCCCAGGAGGTGCGCGAGCACATCATCGACACCGTCGGCGAGATCGGCGGCCACTTCGGGGCCAACCTCGGTGTCTGCGAGGTGACGGTCGCGCTGCACTCCCTGCTGGACTCCCCGCGGGACAAGATCCTCTGGGACGTCGGCCACCAGGCCTACCCGCACAAGATCCTCACCGGCCGCCGCGACCAGCTGCCGACCATCCGCCAGTACGAGGGCCTCGCCCCGTTCTGCGCGATCCACGAGTCCGAGCACGACATCATGGGCGCGGGCCACGCCTCGACCTCGATCGGCTACGCCGTCGGGCTCAAGGAGGGCATGCGCCTGGCCGGCGACCTCGACGCGGGCAAGGTCGTCGCCGTCATCGGCGACGGGGCCATGACCGGCGGGGTGGCCTTCGAGGCCATCCACCAGGCCGGCGGCCTGGGCACGCCGATCGTCGTCGTGCTCAACGACAACGGCATGTCGATCGCGCCGAACGTCGGCGCGCTGTCGCGCTACTTCAACCGTGTCCGCCTGAACCCCAAGCTCTGGCACGCCCGTGAGGGCGTCGAGGAGGGGCTGGTCACGCTGCCCGGCGGCATCGGCGCGGCGTTCGACCGCCTCGGCCCGCGGCTCAAGGAGTCCATCAAGTCCTTCTGGGCCCCCGGCCTGTTCTGGGAGGAGCTCGACTGGGCCTACATGGGCGTCATCGACGGCCACGACGTGCGCGCGCTGCGCGTCGCGCTCAAGGCCGCGCTGGCCGCCGACCGCCCCGTCGTGGTCCACACCGCGACGGTCAAGGGCAAGGGCTTCGTCGCCGCCGAGGAGGGTGGCCTGGAGGGCATGGAGCGCTGGCACGCCGCCAAGCCCAAGTCGATCGCCAACCGCGTGCCCGCGCCGTCGGCACCCGCCGTGCCCGGCGCCGTCGCGGCGCCGCCGCAGTACACGCAGGTCTTCGGCGAGGCGCTGATCGACGAGGTGCGCCGCGACCGCCGCGTCGTCGGCATCACCGCCGCGATGAACTCCGGGACCGGGCTGAACCTGCTGCAGAAGGCCGAGCCCGAGCACTACTTCGACGTCGGCATCGCCGAGCAGCAGGCCGTGCTCTTCGCCTCCGGCCTGGCGCTCGAGGGCGCCAAGCCGGTGTGCGCGATCTACTCGACGTTCCTGCAGCGCGCCTACGACCAGATCGTCCACGACGTCTGCATCCAGGGCCTGGACGTCACCTTCGCGATGGACCGCGCCGGCCTGGTCGGCGACGACGGTCCGACGCACCACGGCGCCTTCGACATCGCCTACCTGCGCTGCCTGCCGAACATCACGCTGGCCGCCCCGCGCGACGAGGCCCAGCTCAAGCACCTCCTGCGCACCGCGCTGACCCAGGGCGGCCCCTTCGGCCTGCGCTACCCGCGCGGCGAGGGCGTCGGCGTGGCGCTGCCGGGCCCCGGCGAGGTCCACGCGATCGCCATCGGCACCGGCGAGGTCCTGCGCGAGGGCGGCCGCGTCGCGCTGCTGGGCTACGGCTCGGGCGTCGGCAGGGCCCTGGAGGCCGCGGACCTGCTCATGGAGCACGGGGTGGAGGCCACGGTCGCCGACGCGCGCTTCGTCAAGCCGCTGGACCGCGAGCTGCTCGGGACGCTGGCCGCCGACCACGAGCTGCTCGTGACCGTCGAGGAGGGCACGCTCGCCGGCGGCTTCGGCTCGGCCGTCCTGGAGGCGCTCAGCGACGCCGCGGGCCCCGCGCCGCGGGTCCTGCGCGTCGGGCTGCCCGACCGCTTCGTGACGCACGGCAAGCCCGCCCTGCTGCACGCCGAGGTCGGCTTCACCGGGCGCGACATCGCGCGCCGCGTGCAGGCCGCGCTGTTCGCGGGCACCGGCGAAGTGCTCTCCGAGGCATAG
- the msrB gene encoding peptide-methionine (R)-S-oxide reductase MsrB, whose protein sequence is MEKIAKTDEQWREELAPDQYAVLRGQATEPPFTGRYVDMKEPGVYRCAGCGAELFRSDDKFDSRSGWPSFTDPALAEAVELHTDTSHGMVRTEVTCSRCGGHLGHLFDDGPVDKGGMRYCINSCALDLDPQA, encoded by the coding sequence ATGGAGAAGATCGCAAAGACCGACGAACAGTGGCGCGAGGAGCTCGCGCCCGACCAGTACGCGGTGCTGCGGGGGCAGGCCACCGAGCCGCCCTTCACCGGCCGCTACGTCGACATGAAGGAGCCCGGCGTGTACCGCTGCGCCGGCTGCGGGGCGGAGCTCTTCCGCTCCGATGACAAGTTCGACAGCCGCTCGGGCTGGCCGAGCTTCACCGATCCCGCGCTGGCCGAGGCCGTCGAGCTGCACACCGACACCTCGCACGGCATGGTCCGCACCGAGGTCACCTGTTCCCGCTGCGGCGGCCACCTGGGCCACCTCTTCGACGACGGCCCGGTCGACAAGGGCGGGATGCGCTACTGCATCAACAGCTGCGCCCTGGACCTTGACCCCCAGGCATAG
- a CDS encoding NAD(+)/NADH kinase: MSLHTATVLTHGRPGQTAAALESLRRAALEAGFVLRFDREEVEKHGLAPAEGLELDAPLSDDVDLCVVLGGDGTILRALRRYAGTSVPVFAVNFGEVGFLATIDPDEVGEGFAKAFRGEFDVMTLPALALQTPGGSQAAINDVSFHRKLGERVATLAYVVDGQEVGSVRCDGLVIATPAGSTGYNLANGGPVLAWGVEGYVVSFIAPHSLTARALVVSPTDVLEVHNRSREPVDVSIDGRPAGELGPGEALASRFVREAADLAQVPGASFYLRVRERFGRLAS, translated from the coding sequence ATGAGCCTGCACACCGCGACCGTGCTGACGCACGGACGGCCCGGGCAGACCGCGGCGGCGCTGGAGTCGCTGCGCCGGGCCGCGCTGGAGGCCGGCTTCGTCCTGCGCTTCGACCGCGAGGAGGTCGAGAAGCACGGCCTCGCGCCGGCCGAGGGCCTCGAGCTCGACGCGCCGCTGTCCGACGACGTGGACCTGTGCGTGGTGCTCGGGGGCGACGGGACGATCCTGCGGGCGCTGCGCCGCTACGCCGGGACCAGCGTGCCGGTGTTCGCGGTCAACTTCGGCGAGGTCGGGTTCCTGGCGACGATCGACCCCGACGAGGTGGGCGAGGGCTTCGCCAAGGCCTTCCGCGGCGAGTTCGACGTCATGACGCTCCCGGCGTTGGCCCTGCAGACGCCGGGCGGCTCGCAGGCGGCGATCAACGACGTGTCGTTCCACCGCAAGCTCGGCGAGCGCGTGGCGACGCTGGCCTACGTGGTCGACGGCCAGGAGGTCGGCAGCGTGCGTTGCGACGGCCTGGTCATCGCGACGCCCGCGGGCTCCACGGGCTACAACCTCGCCAACGGAGGCCCCGTCCTGGCCTGGGGCGTGGAGGGCTACGTCGTGTCGTTCATCGCGCCGCACTCGCTGACGGCGCGTGCGCTCGTCGTGTCGCCGACCGACGTGCTCGAGGTCCACAACCGCTCGCGCGAGCCCGTCGACGTGTCGATCGACGGCCGCCCGGCCGGCGAGCTGGGGCCGGGGGAGGCGCTGGCCTCGCGCTTCGTGCGGGAGGCCGCCGACCTCGCTCAGGTCCCGGGCGCTTCGTTCTACCTGCGCGTCCGCGAGCGCTTCGGCCGCCTGGCGTCCTGA
- a CDS encoding alpha/beta hydrolase, with translation MAGGPSDDPLAGIHPQVRSLLEAAGTADTLPGPADIVAARAAYLQSTLQFGGSAEPVAEVRAIVVPHGDIRLPAALYVPQHAPEADGLVVWLHGGGWYLGDIPTFDRVGRSLANASGMKVLLVEYRLAPEHAHPDPVQDADAVVAWARSKAAARQLAIDPARVVVGGDSAGGQLAAAAVHHARGDGLAPIAAQLLVYPALDPAMDSESYRAFAEGPMLTAADMQGCWEAYLRGAPAEGDDLRMLEHGDHAGVPPAWIAVAGHDPLRDDGLRYAAALRAAGVEVHENVFEDMVHGFLRFGGVVDRTGELIRWLGDAARTTTTAAS, from the coding sequence GTGGCCGGCGGGCCGAGCGACGACCCGCTGGCGGGGATCCATCCCCAGGTGCGCTCGCTGCTGGAGGCCGCCGGCACCGCCGACACCCTGCCCGGCCCGGCCGACATCGTCGCGGCCCGCGCGGCCTACCTGCAGTCCACGCTGCAGTTCGGCGGCTCCGCCGAGCCGGTCGCCGAGGTGCGGGCGATCGTCGTGCCCCACGGCGACATCCGCCTGCCCGCCGCGCTCTACGTGCCCCAGCACGCGCCGGAGGCCGACGGCCTGGTCGTCTGGCTGCACGGGGGCGGCTGGTACCTCGGCGACATCCCGACGTTCGACCGCGTCGGGCGCTCGCTGGCCAACGCGTCGGGGATGAAGGTCCTGCTCGTGGAGTACCGCCTGGCGCCCGAGCACGCCCACCCCGACCCGGTCCAGGACGCCGACGCCGTGGTCGCCTGGGCGCGCTCGAAGGCGGCCGCGCGCCAGCTGGCGATCGACCCCGCGCGCGTCGTGGTCGGCGGCGACAGCGCCGGCGGCCAGCTCGCGGCCGCGGCGGTGCACCACGCCCGGGGCGACGGTCTGGCGCCGATCGCCGCCCAGCTCCTGGTCTACCCGGCGCTGGACCCGGCGATGGACAGCGAGTCCTACCGCGCGTTCGCCGAGGGGCCGATGCTCACCGCCGCCGACATGCAGGGCTGCTGGGAGGCCTACCTGCGCGGGGCGCCGGCCGAGGGCGACGACCTGCGGATGCTCGAGCACGGCGACCACGCCGGCGTGCCGCCGGCCTGGATCGCCGTGGCCGGCCACGACCCGCTGCGCGACGACGGGCTGCGCTACGCGGCCGCCCTGCGCGCCGCCGGCGTGGAGGTCCACGAGAACGTCTTCGAGGACATGGTCCACGGCTTCCTGCGCTTCGGCGGCGTCGTGGACCGCACGGGCGAGCTCATCCGCTGGCTCGGCGACGCCGCGCGCACCACGACGACCGCCGCCTCCTGA
- a CDS encoding polyprenyl synthetase family protein translates to MRYSLLAGGKRIRPVLALATAEAAGVDAPDVLALAASLELIHTYSLIHDDLPAMDDDDLRRGRPTCHVKFGEDVAILAGDALYAEAFQHLLTAQPGEPARLLAAARELAAATGVDGMVGGQFLDVAGVSDTPEDLRRLHALKTGRLIGASVVCVLLLAGVDDEAVVRWRGFAGELGVLFQIVDDILDVTGTDEGLGKPQGSDERHGKRTYVTEYGLQGARSMAAECHRAARDTLSVVAPAGATELEQITDFIFTRTS, encoded by the coding sequence ATGCGCTACAGCCTGCTGGCCGGCGGCAAGCGCATCCGGCCGGTGCTCGCGCTGGCCACCGCCGAGGCCGCCGGGGTCGACGCGCCCGACGTGCTGGCCCTCGCCGCCTCGCTCGAGCTCATCCACACCTACTCGCTCATCCACGACGACCTGCCGGCGATGGACGACGACGACCTGCGCCGCGGCCGGCCGACCTGCCACGTCAAGTTCGGCGAGGACGTCGCGATCCTGGCCGGCGACGCGCTGTACGCCGAGGCCTTCCAGCACCTCCTGACCGCCCAGCCCGGCGAGCCGGCGCGGCTGCTGGCCGCGGCGCGCGAGCTCGCGGCGGCCACGGGCGTCGACGGCATGGTCGGCGGTCAGTTCCTGGACGTCGCCGGGGTGTCGGACACCCCGGAGGACCTGCGGCGGCTGCACGCGCTGAAGACCGGGCGGCTCATCGGCGCCTCCGTCGTGTGCGTGCTGCTGCTGGCCGGCGTGGACGACGAGGCCGTCGTGCGCTGGCGCGGCTTCGCGGGCGAGCTCGGTGTGCTGTTCCAGATCGTCGACGACATCCTCGATGTCACGGGGACCGACGAGGGGCTCGGCAAGCCGCAGGGCAGCGACGAGCGCCACGGCAAGCGCACCTACGTGACCGAGTACGGGCTCCAGGGCGCCAGATCGATGGCCGCCGAGTGCCATCGTGCCGCCAGGGATACCCTTTCGGTGGTGGCCCCGGCCGGCGCGACCGAGCTGGAGCAGATCACCGACTTCATCTTCACGCGGACCTCATGA
- a CDS encoding EAL and HDOD domain-containing protein: MAEHLATAPSAPHASEIEVLFARQPILDRDGRLAGYELLYRGEGHEGPHAATSRVAASALSDLGLRSATGGAPAFLNVTTEFLLAMDPLPFGPEGVVLEIAADRVPDEPLIERLRRLRQHGYMLALDGFAGQPAAMPLLELVQLAKVDARDGGSIPLASLVQALRGIGVRAVANGLDTHQDHDRCADAGFELFQGDFVCRPREITGHHVPTASAGALRLAAGISAGDTGLEMLEQAIAFDPGLSLRLLRFVNSAAFSLRHEIKSVRQAVVLLGPAPCASGRCSCCSRVSARRAGRCWSPPCRAGERARPSRAGSAPTTPTPTSSRGCCRRSMRSWTRRWRSRSPTCRWRPTSLLRSCAGPAARAAR, translated from the coding sequence ATGGCCGAGCACCTCGCCACGGCTCCCAGTGCGCCCCACGCCTCCGAGATCGAGGTCCTGTTCGCGCGCCAGCCGATCCTCGACCGCGACGGCCGCCTGGCCGGCTACGAGCTGCTGTACCGCGGCGAGGGCCACGAGGGCCCGCACGCGGCGACCTCGCGCGTCGCGGCCAGCGCCCTGAGTGACCTCGGGCTGCGCTCGGCCACCGGCGGCGCCCCGGCGTTCCTGAACGTCACGACGGAGTTCCTGCTGGCGATGGACCCGCTGCCCTTCGGCCCCGAGGGCGTCGTGCTGGAGATCGCCGCCGACCGCGTGCCCGACGAGCCGCTCATCGAGCGCCTGCGCCGCCTGCGCCAGCACGGCTACATGCTCGCGCTGGACGGGTTCGCCGGCCAGCCCGCGGCGATGCCGCTGCTCGAGCTCGTCCAGCTCGCCAAGGTCGACGCCCGCGACGGCGGCTCCATCCCGCTGGCCTCGCTCGTCCAGGCGCTGCGCGGCATCGGGGTGCGCGCCGTGGCCAACGGCCTCGACACCCATCAGGACCACGACCGCTGCGCCGACGCGGGCTTCGAGCTCTTCCAGGGCGACTTCGTCTGCCGTCCGCGGGAGATCACCGGCCACCACGTGCCGACCGCCAGCGCCGGCGCGCTGCGGCTCGCCGCGGGCATCTCGGCCGGCGACACCGGGCTGGAGATGCTCGAGCAGGCGATCGCCTTCGACCCCGGGCTCAGCCTGCGGCTCCTGCGCTTCGTCAACAGCGCGGCGTTCTCCCTGCGCCACGAGATCAAGTCCGTCCGCCAGGCCGTCGTGCTCCTCGGCCCCGCACCGTGCGCCAGTGGGCGATGCTCCTGCTGCTCTCGGGTATCGGCGAGACGCGCGGGCCGCTGCTGGTCACCGCCCTGTCGCGCGGGCGAACGTGCGAGGCCATCGCGCGCCGGCTCGGCGCCGACGACGCCGACGCCTACTTCTTCACGGGGATGCTGTCGACGATCGATGCGCTCCTGGACACGCCGATGGAGGTCGCGCTCGCCGACCTGCCGCTGGCGGCCGACGTCGTTGCTGCGCTCGTGCGCCGGGCCGGCGGCAAGGGCCGCACGCTGA
- a CDS encoding exodeoxyribonuclease VII small subunit translates to MSTDDTAAQLDALVARLERAAEQLRSGDVSPDAAATLVEDAAALASQASAELDRLSRAAAAEPMPGQDALL, encoded by the coding sequence ATGAGCACCGACGACACCGCCGCCCAGCTCGACGCCCTCGTCGCCCGCCTGGAACGCGCCGCAGAGCAGCTGCGCTCCGGCGACGTCTCCCCGGACGCCGCGGCGACCCTCGTCGAGGACGCCGCCGCGCTGGCCTCCCAGGCCTCCGCGGAGCTCGACCGCCTGTCACGCGCGGCGGCCGCCGAGCCGATGCCGGGCCAGGACGCGCTGCTCTGA
- the recN gene encoding DNA repair protein RecN, which translates to MLHELRVENLLLIERAELRLAPGLNVLTGETGAGKTVLAHALDLLLGGRSRTGIVRPGAAEAYVEGVFDLPPDLRALLGDRVAPDAEELVLARRVSAEGRTRAYLNGRSASVGDLREAAEGLIAFYGQHEHRRLTLASAQLELLDGACGPDQAARRAAYAALHARVRELEGSLQALRERAGARDRELDLLQYELAEIEGAAPSEDEEAELTARRDRLRHVKALRGAALAAASAIADDEGGAAMALAAGGGALDAVAGVDPALDVLAARWQALAIDAADLSGELRAYGEGLDAEGADEAGLDLIEERLALWDRLKRKHGGTLASVLAHAEACRARIAELDRAEVALEEAQAELARARGDRSALALELRAAREAAAVALAGEVRTRLGDLAMASASFEIVLEEREEGPVGADAVEFLIAPNPGVPAAPLRETASGGELSRVMLALMGASETVSPAAAVKGRGRRRAADRPRRQHAVLVFDEVDAGIGGHTARAVGEQLRVLAQGRQVVCITHLPQVASMAARHFSIAKDTSREPAITTVTELGEAQVVGELVRMLGAPADDVAARRHAKELRRAA; encoded by the coding sequence GTGCTCCATGAGCTGCGTGTCGAGAACCTCCTGCTGATCGAGCGGGCCGAGCTGCGCCTGGCGCCGGGGCTCAACGTCCTGACGGGCGAGACCGGGGCGGGCAAGACCGTGCTCGCCCACGCCCTCGACCTCCTCCTCGGCGGCCGCTCGCGCACGGGGATCGTGCGCCCCGGGGCCGCGGAGGCCTACGTGGAGGGGGTCTTCGACCTGCCGCCCGACCTGCGGGCGCTGCTCGGCGACCGCGTCGCCCCCGACGCCGAGGAGCTCGTCCTGGCCCGCCGCGTGTCGGCCGAGGGCCGCACGCGGGCCTACCTCAACGGGCGCAGCGCGTCGGTCGGCGACCTCCGGGAGGCGGCCGAGGGGCTGATCGCCTTCTACGGCCAGCACGAGCACCGGCGCCTCACGCTGGCCTCGGCGCAGCTCGAGCTCCTCGACGGGGCCTGCGGCCCCGACCAGGCCGCGCGCCGGGCCGCCTACGCCGCCCTGCACGCCCGGGTGCGCGAGCTCGAGGGCTCGCTGCAGGCGCTGCGCGAGCGGGCCGGGGCGCGCGACCGCGAGCTCGACCTGCTCCAGTACGAGCTGGCCGAGATCGAGGGCGCCGCGCCGTCGGAGGACGAGGAGGCCGAGCTGACCGCCCGGCGCGACCGGCTGCGCCACGTCAAAGCGCTGCGCGGCGCCGCGCTGGCGGCGGCCTCCGCGATCGCCGACGACGAGGGCGGCGCCGCCATGGCGCTGGCCGCCGGCGGCGGCGCGCTCGACGCGGTCGCGGGCGTCGACCCGGCGCTGGACGTGCTCGCCGCGCGCTGGCAGGCCCTGGCCATCGACGCCGCCGACCTCTCGGGCGAGCTGCGCGCCTACGGGGAGGGCCTGGACGCCGAGGGCGCCGACGAGGCGGGCCTGGACCTCATCGAGGAGCGCCTCGCGCTGTGGGACCGCCTCAAGCGCAAGCACGGCGGGACCCTGGCGTCCGTGCTGGCCCACGCCGAGGCGTGCCGCGCGCGGATCGCTGAGCTCGACCGGGCCGAGGTCGCGCTCGAGGAGGCCCAGGCCGAGCTGGCCCGGGCGCGTGGGGACCGCAGCGCGCTGGCGCTGGAGCTGCGCGCCGCGCGCGAGGCCGCGGCGGTCGCGCTGGCCGGCGAGGTCCGCACCCGCCTGGGCGACCTGGCGATGGCGTCGGCGAGCTTCGAGATCGTGCTCGAGGAGCGCGAGGAGGGCCCGGTGGGCGCCGACGCGGTGGAGTTCCTCATCGCACCCAACCCCGGCGTCCCGGCCGCGCCCCTGCGCGAGACCGCCTCGGGCGGCGAGCTCTCCCGGGTGATGCTCGCGCTGATGGGCGCGTCGGAGACCGTGTCCCCGGCCGCGGCCGTCAAGGGCCGCGGCCGGCGCCGCGCGGCCGATCGCCCGCGCCGCCAGCACGCCGTCCTGGTCTTCGACGAGGTCGACGCCGGGATCGGCGGGCACACCGCGCGGGCGGTGGGCGAGCAGCTGCGGGTCCTGGCCCAGGGCCGCCAGGTCGTGTGCATCACGCACCTGCCCCAGGTGGCCTCGATGGCCGCGCGGCACTTCTCCATCGCCAAGGACACCTCGCGCGAGCCCGCGATCACCACGGTGACCGAGCTCGGCGAGGCCCAGGTCGTCGGCGAGCTCGTGCGGATGCTCGGCGCGCCGGCCGACGACGTCGCGGCCCGCCGCCACGCCAAGGAGCTCCGGCGGGCGGCGTGA
- a CDS encoding TlyA family RNA methyltransferase yields the protein MAKVRLDTLLHRRGLFASRSRAAASVMAGEVHLGAGRERAAKPGQLVAEDVVVDLAQRPRFVSRGGVKLANALAATGIAVRGRRALDVGASTGGFTDCLLQEGAEHVVALDVAYGELGWSLRTDERVTVLERANARRLQPADLPYRPDLVVADVSFISLTKVLPAVLGCVPPVFDALVMVKPQFEVGRERIGSGGVVRDPAARRDALVAVATAVERDCGVAVLGFAPSGLPGPKGNRETFAWLAEAGRPGALDAAGVAAAAAGAEPA from the coding sequence GTGGCCAAGGTCCGGCTCGACACCCTGCTGCACCGGCGCGGCCTCTTCGCGTCGCGCTCGCGCGCGGCGGCGTCGGTCATGGCCGGCGAGGTCCACCTCGGCGCGGGCCGGGAGCGGGCGGCCAAGCCCGGCCAGCTCGTCGCCGAGGACGTCGTGGTCGACCTGGCGCAGCGCCCGCGCTTCGTCTCGCGCGGCGGCGTCAAGCTGGCCAACGCGCTGGCGGCGACCGGGATCGCGGTGCGGGGCCGCCGCGCCCTGGACGTCGGCGCCTCGACCGGCGGGTTCACCGACTGCCTGCTGCAGGAGGGCGCCGAGCACGTCGTCGCCCTCGACGTCGCCTACGGCGAGCTGGGGTGGTCGCTGCGCACCGACGAGCGCGTCACGGTGCTCGAGCGGGCCAACGCCCGCCGGCTGCAGCCCGCCGACCTGCCCTACCGGCCCGATCTCGTGGTCGCCGACGTCTCCTTCATCTCGCTGACGAAGGTGCTCCCGGCGGTGCTGGGCTGCGTGCCCCCGGTCTTCGACGCCCTGGTCATGGTCAAGCCGCAGTTCGAGGTCGGGCGCGAGCGCATCGGCAGCGGCGGCGTCGTGCGCGACCCGGCCGCCCGGCGCGACGCGCTCGTCGCCGTGGCGACCGCGGTGGAGCGCGACTGCGGCGTCGCGGTGCTCGGCTTCGCGCCCTCCGGCCTGCCGGGGCCCAAGGGCAACCGGGAGACGTTCGCCTGGCTGGCCGAGGCCGGGCGCCCCGGCGCCCTGGACGCCGCCGGGGTCGCGGCGGCCGCGGCCGGCGCGGAGCCCGCATGA
- a CDS encoding CTP synthase yields the protein MPDAHRKTRYIFITGGVVSSLGKGIAAASIGRLLVAKGFTVGLQKFDPYINVDPGTMSPYQHGEVFVTEDGAETDLDLGHYERYTDSNASRASNVTAGGIYNSVIRRERRGDYLGGTVQVVPHITDEIKHRIRLIGETNDVDFVITEIGGTVGDIESLPFLEAIRQFPVDAGRRNCMFLHLTLVPYIGHAGELKTKPTQHSVNELRRIGIQPDMLLCRAENELDVDIRKKIALFASLPLEAVVSAVDVDNIYKVPLWYAEKQVDGFICEYFGIDDAPAADLSGWQRLMDSADRATQTVRIALVGKYVALEDAYKSVTEALHHSGFTHECRIDIDWVDSETLETDEVAVQRLSGADGILIPGGFGGRGIEGKIRAARVARERGIPYLGICLGMQIAVSEFARHVAGMPGANSTEFDIETEWPVIDLLPEQKEVSDLGGTMRLGADPVKVHPGTAALEIYGEAVIYERHRHRYEVSISLRKRLESAGLVVSGTSPDERLVEMIELHDHPFFVASQFHPEFKSRPERPAPLFREFVRHALRRAEDRHPEGEVRASRSEAAIADHR from the coding sequence GTGCCTGACGCCCACCGCAAGACCCGCTACATCTTCATCACCGGCGGCGTCGTCTCCTCCCTCGGCAAGGGCATCGCGGCCGCCTCGATCGGGCGCCTGCTGGTCGCCAAGGGCTTCACGGTCGGCCTGCAGAAGTTCGATCCGTACATCAACGTCGATCCCGGCACGATGTCGCCCTACCAGCACGGCGAGGTCTTCGTGACCGAGGACGGCGCCGAGACCGATCTCGACCTCGGCCACTACGAGCGCTACACGGACTCCAACGCCAGCCGCGCGTCCAACGTCACCGCCGGCGGCATCTACAACTCGGTCATCCGGCGCGAGCGCCGCGGGGACTACCTCGGCGGCACGGTCCAGGTCGTCCCGCACATCACCGACGAGATCAAGCACCGCATCCGCCTCATCGGCGAGACCAACGACGTCGACTTCGTCATCACCGAGATCGGCGGCACCGTCGGCGACATCGAGTCGCTGCCGTTCCTGGAGGCCATCCGCCAGTTCCCGGTCGACGCGGGCCGGCGCAACTGCATGTTCCTGCACCTCACGCTCGTGCCCTACATCGGGCACGCCGGGGAGCTCAAGACGAAGCCGACCCAGCACTCGGTCAACGAGCTGCGCCGCATCGGCATCCAGCCCGACATGCTGCTCTGCCGCGCCGAGAACGAGCTCGACGTGGACATCCGCAAGAAGATCGCGCTCTTCGCGTCGCTGCCCCTGGAGGCCGTGGTCTCCGCCGTCGACGTCGACAACATCTACAAGGTGCCGCTCTGGTACGCCGAGAAGCAGGTCGACGGCTTCATCTGCGAGTACTTCGGCATCGACGACGCGCCGGCCGCCGACCTGTCGGGCTGGCAGCGCCTCATGGACAGCGCCGACCGGGCGACCCAGACCGTGCGCATCGCGCTCGTGGGCAAGTACGTCGCGCTGGAGGACGCCTACAAGTCCGTCACCGAGGCGCTCCACCACTCCGGGTTCACCCACGAGTGCCGCATCGACATCGACTGGGTCGACTCGGAGACCCTGGAGACCGACGAGGTCGCCGTGCAGCGCCTCAGCGGCGCCGACGGCATCCTCATCCCGGGCGGCTTCGGCGGCCGCGGCATCGAGGGCAAGATCCGCGCGGCGCGGGTGGCGCGCGAGCGCGGCATCCCGTACCTCGGCATCTGCCTCGGGATGCAGATCGCCGTCTCGGAGTTCGCCCGCCACGTCGCCGGGATGCCCGGCGCCAACTCGACCGAGTTCGACATCGAGACCGAGTGGCCGGTCATCGACCTCCTGCCCGAGCAGAAGGAGGTCTCCGACCTCGGCGGAACGATGCGCCTGGGGGCCGACCCGGTCAAGGTCCATCCCGGCACCGCGGCGCTTGAGATCTACGGCGAGGCCGTCATCTACGAGCGCCACCGCCACCGCTACGAGGTGTCGATCAGCTTGCGCAAGCGGCTGGAGAGCGCCGGCCTGGTCGTCTCGGGCACGTCGCCGGACGAGCGGCTCGTCGAGATGATCGAGCTGCACGACCACCCGTTCTTCGTGGCCTCGCAGTTCCACCCCGAGTTCAAGTCGCGGCCCGAGCGGCCCGCACCACTGTTCCGGGAGTTCGTGCGCCACGCCCTGCGCCGCGCCGAGGACCGCCACCCGGAGGGCGAGGTCCGCGCCTCGCGGTCCGAGGCGGCCATCGCCGACCATCGGTGA